A single window of Drosophila suzukii chromosome 3, CBGP_Dsuzu_IsoJpt1.0, whole genome shotgun sequence DNA harbors:
- the LOC139352712 gene encoding uncharacterized protein, producing the protein MEELAMKFPYLKGLPITSYANVRPTIIVGADNWNLAVPLRIREGAWRQPIASKTRLGWTLQIPPSKRSNAEGHVNIHEDGRFEIGLLWKSENAALPDSYPNALRRLKCLQRKFIKEPALKIQAQKEIDNLVQKKYARKLSAAEILEEHARPEDAHVQRFLWYDQDDELHHPSVYTMEALTFGINCSPCIAHFIRDRNADRFQQQYPAAAQSVKNYHYVDDFIYSGNDNKEVIEIATQVRHIHAAGGFYIRNWASNSKTVLGELGGGSSSTEVEITTAEKVLGLYWIPETDDLTFIFKFSRLKRDIWTENDAPSKRELLQVLMSMYDPLGLIACYSIELKILLQEVWRTPTDWDDCIPESLLPRWNRWKQALALIATVKIPRCFFKTNEDVQLHTFVDAILKWLQMEPCKFQ; encoded by the exons ATGGAGGAGCTCGCCATGAAGTTCCCGTACCTTAAAGGACTACCAATTACCTCATATGCCAACGTGCGACCAACTATAATCGTTGGAGCGGATAACTGGAATCTAGCCGTACCTCTTAGAATCCGGGAGGGAGCGTGGCGCCAGCCAATTGCTTCCAAAACTCGACTGGGATGGACGTTGCAAATCCCTCCGAGCAAAAGATCTAACGCAGAGGGACACGTTAACATCCATGAGGACGGCAGATTTGAAATTGGACTGCTGTGGAAGAGCGAGAACGCAGCTCTACCAGATAGTTACCCAAACGCCCTTAGACGACTGAAGTGCCTACAACGGAAATTCATCAAGGAACCAGCACTAAAGATTCAAGCCCAAAAGGAGATCGACAATCTCGTGCAAAAGAAGTATGCCCGTAAGCTAAGTGCAGCCGAGATATTGGAAGAACACGCGAGG CCGGAAGATGCCCATGTCCAGCGCTTCCTTTGGTACGACCAAGATGATGAACTACACCATCCAAGCGTCTACACGATGGAAGCGCTCACATTCGGCATAAACTGCTCACCATGTATCGCACACTTCATACGGGACAGAAACGCTGATAGGTTCCAACAGCAATATCCCGCCGCCGCACAATCCGTGAAAAATTACCACTACGTCGACGACTTTATCTACAGCGGCAACGACAATAAGGAGGTGATAGAAATCGCCACACAAGTTCGCCATATTCACGCCGCAGGAGGGTTCTATATTCGCAACTGGGCATCGAACTCGAAGACTGTGCTTGGCGAATTAGGCGGAGGATCATCGTCAACCGAGGTCGAAATCACCACCGCCGAGAAAGTCCTCGGCCTATACTGGATCCCGGAAACGGACGACCTAACGTTTATCTTCAAATTCTCCCGTCTGAAACGCGACATATGGACAGAAAACGATGCACCCTCGAAGCGGGAACTCCTCCAAGTACTTATGTCAATGTACGACCCCCTCGGCCTCATCGCCTGCTACTCTATAGAgctgaaaatattattacaagaAGTGTGGCGGACCCCCACCGACTGGGACGACTGCATACCAGAAAGCCTGCTCCCAAGATGGAATCGATGGAAGCAGGCATTAGCCCTAATCGCCACGGTTAAGATTCCGCGATGCTTCTTCAAAACCAACGAGGACGTGCAGCTCCATACCTTCGTAGACGCAA TCCTCAAATGGCTGCAAATGGAACCGTGCAAGTTCCAGTAG